A region from the Phycisphaerales bacterium genome encodes:
- a CDS encoding methyl-accepting chemotaxis protein, producing the protein MATTDGTPRRVLGLSAKIVVPAVLAIVAAVAVNYVVFVRGYAKDARASLMEKAAAFTAVADETKNHASRLQSEKAFDGESLLAEALEEVSHGKGYDQTRFYETIPVVVGWTAAGKAAEREHIDFKVAAFEARNPKNEPASGTFRAEMLRDLEAQAKSGGEMSLGRIDEKTNTLHYMRAIKLDESCMLCHGDPARYDERDASGKFDGKDPLGFAMEGWKPGDMHGAYEVSMPLERADAQVAGFVKNGLFVSMPTISVVAFGFILAIRNMVTKPLSMLVERIKTVATGDLTQRVNLSSTDEIGVVAKTFDGFVETFQGLIRTVVDSSNSVAAAATEIAASAEEMAAGLTEQERQTSQVSAAVEEMAASATEVAQKSEATSKAAGDSRHQAEEGGRIVQDTVEEMKMISGEVTSSADSVLDLGKKSEQIGAIIGVINEIADQTNLLALNAAIEAARAGEHGRGFAVVADEVRKLAERTTKATEEVAQSIKEIQNGTGEAVQQIQAGSGRVSKGVDLVNSAGGALAKILDGSRNVVEMVSSIAAAATEQSAATEEIARSVQQISAVTRESNQGANQAAQAAQNLSQNAEQLRAIVGKFKV; encoded by the coding sequence ATGGCAACTACGGATGGAACCCCTCGTCGTGTTCTCGGACTCTCGGCCAAGATTGTTGTGCCGGCGGTCCTGGCGATCGTGGCCGCGGTGGCGGTGAACTATGTGGTGTTCGTTCGCGGGTACGCGAAGGACGCCCGGGCGTCGCTGATGGAGAAGGCGGCGGCGTTCACGGCAGTGGCTGACGAGACGAAGAATCACGCGTCGCGTCTGCAGAGCGAAAAGGCCTTCGATGGCGAGTCGCTCCTGGCTGAGGCGCTCGAGGAGGTCTCGCACGGCAAGGGGTATGACCAGACGCGGTTCTATGAGACGATCCCCGTGGTCGTCGGTTGGACGGCGGCGGGGAAGGCCGCGGAACGCGAGCACATCGACTTCAAGGTGGCGGCGTTCGAGGCCCGCAACCCCAAGAACGAGCCGGCGAGCGGGACCTTCCGGGCCGAGATGCTGCGGGATCTCGAGGCTCAGGCCAAGAGCGGGGGGGAGATGTCGCTGGGACGCATCGACGAGAAGACGAACACGCTGCACTACATGCGGGCGATCAAGTTGGATGAGTCGTGCATGCTGTGCCACGGCGATCCGGCGCGGTACGACGAGCGTGATGCGAGTGGAAAGTTCGATGGCAAGGACCCGCTCGGCTTTGCCATGGAAGGGTGGAAGCCCGGGGACATGCACGGGGCGTACGAGGTCTCGATGCCGCTGGAGCGGGCCGACGCGCAGGTCGCGGGGTTCGTCAAGAACGGCTTGTTTGTCAGCATGCCGACCATCAGCGTTGTGGCGTTTGGGTTCATCCTGGCAATCCGGAATATGGTGACCAAGCCGCTCTCCATGCTGGTGGAGCGCATCAAGACCGTCGCAACGGGTGACCTGACGCAGCGGGTGAATCTGAGTAGCACGGACGAGATCGGCGTCGTGGCGAAGACCTTCGATGGCTTTGTTGAGACTTTCCAGGGTCTTATCCGAACCGTGGTGGACTCGTCGAACTCCGTGGCGGCGGCGGCGACGGAGATCGCCGCGTCGGCGGAGGAGATGGCGGCTGGGTTGACCGAGCAGGAGCGTCAGACGTCGCAGGTCTCGGCGGCCGTCGAGGAGATGGCGGCGTCGGCGACGGAGGTCGCGCAGAAGTCCGAGGCCACGTCGAAGGCGGCGGGGGACTCCCGCCACCAGGCCGAGGAGGGCGGACGCATCGTGCAGGACACGGTGGAAGAGATGAAGATGATCTCGGGCGAGGTCACGTCGTCGGCCGACAGCGTGCTGGACCTGGGGAAGAAGAGCGAGCAGATCGGCGCGATCATCGGCGTCATCAACGAGATCGCCGACCAGACGAACCTTCTCGCGCTCAACGCGGCGATCGAGGCGGCGCGGGCGGGCGAGCACGGACGCGGGTTCGCGGTCGTCGCCGATGAGGTCCGCAAACTCGCCGAGCGGACGACCAAGGCGACCGAGGAAGTGGCGCAGAGCATCAAGGAGATCCAGAATGGGACGGGCGAGGCGGTCCAGCAGATCCAGGCGGGGAGCGGCCGCGTCTCCAAGGGCGTGGACCTCGTGAACTCCGCCGGTGGAGCCCTGGCGAAGATCCTGGATGGGTCAAGGAATGTGGTGGAGATGGTGTCCTCGATCGCGGCAGCGGCGACGGAGCAGTCGGCGGCGACGGAGGAGATCGCCCGCTCGGTGCAGCAGATCTCGGCGGTGACGCGTGAGAGCAACCAGGGGGCGAACCAGGCGGCGCAGGCGGCCCAGAACCTCTCCCAGAACGCCGAGCAACTCCGGGCCATCGTCGGCAAGTTCAAGGTCTGA